The Bacillus carboniphilus genome contains a region encoding:
- a CDS encoding cysteine hydrolase family protein — protein sequence MAKALITIDYTNDFVAEDGALTCGEPARIIEPQMVELTEKFIQNNDYVFFATDVHERDNMYHPESELFPPHNLRGTKGRELFGRLKGVYESNKKNSRVIWLDKTRYSAFAGTNLEILLRERGIEELYLTGVCTDICVLHTAMDAYNKGFQIVVHQEAVASFNQAGHQWALDHFKSCLGAKVI from the coding sequence ATGGCAAAAGCACTTATTACGATTGATTATACGAATGATTTTGTTGCTGAAGATGGGGCATTAACTTGTGGAGAACCAGCTCGAATAATAGAGCCTCAAATGGTTGAATTGACTGAAAAGTTTATTCAAAATAACGATTATGTCTTTTTTGCTACTGATGTTCATGAAAGAGATAATATGTACCATCCAGAGTCCGAATTATTCCCTCCACATAATTTAAGAGGTACAAAGGGGAGAGAACTATTTGGTCGTTTAAAAGGGGTGTACGAATCCAATAAGAAAAACAGTCGAGTGATCTGGCTTGATAAAACAAGGTACAGTGCATTTGCTGGTACAAATCTCGAAATACTGTTGCGAGAAAGAGGGATAGAAGAACTGTATTTAACAGGTGTCTGTACGGATATTTGCGTTCTTCATACGGCAATGGATGCTTACAATAAAGGTTTTCAAATTGTTGTTCATCAAGAGGCGGTAGCAAGCTTTAATCAAGCTGGTCACCAGTGGGCACTCGATCATTTTAAAAGCTGTTTAGGAGCGAAAGTTATTTAG
- the nadE gene encoding ammonia-dependent NAD(+) synthetase, with translation MSLQEKIISDLHVKPSINPKEEIDKRVRFLKDYLIHTRAKGFVLGISGGQDSALSGRLAQIAVEELRQEGYEVTFYALRLPYKSQLDEDDAQLSISFIKPDIAKTFNISTTVDAFAEHFATSNQPLSDFNKGNVKARVRMITQYAFAGEHNLLVIGTDHAAEALTGFFTKYGDGGADLLPLTGLNKRQGRALLQELQAPEQLYKKKPTADLLDNVPQQEDETELGMTYDEIDDYLEGKDIGIKSARIEKRYVATEHKRQVPATMYDTWWK, from the coding sequence GTGAGTTTACAAGAAAAAATCATTAGCGATTTACATGTTAAGCCAAGTATTAATCCTAAAGAAGAAATTGATAAGAGAGTTCGCTTTTTAAAAGACTATTTGATCCATACAAGAGCAAAAGGATTTGTTCTTGGAATTAGTGGAGGCCAAGATTCAGCCCTTTCGGGTAGACTTGCTCAAATAGCAGTAGAGGAATTAAGACAGGAAGGCTATGAAGTAACCTTTTACGCTCTTAGATTACCTTATAAATCTCAACTAGATGAAGACGATGCACAATTATCAATTTCGTTTATTAAACCAGATATAGCTAAAACCTTTAATATTTCAACGACTGTTGATGCCTTTGCTGAACACTTTGCTACTTCGAATCAACCGTTGTCAGATTTTAATAAAGGAAATGTAAAGGCGAGAGTTAGAATGATTACTCAGTATGCATTTGCAGGGGAGCATAACTTATTAGTTATTGGAACGGATCATGCTGCGGAAGCACTCACTGGGTTTTTCACAAAGTATGGAGATGGTGGTGCAGATTTATTACCATTAACAGGGTTGAATAAAAGACAAGGGAGAGCTTTATTACAAGAGCTACAAGCTCCAGAACAACTGTATAAGAAAAAGCCAACTGCTGACTTATTGGACAATGTTCCTCAGCAAGAGGATGAAACAGAATTAGGGATGACTTATGATGAAATTGATGATTATTTAGAAGGGAAGGATATTGGTATAAAGAGTGCGCGAATTGAAAAAAGGTATGTAGCTACGGAACATAAAAGACAAGTACCTGCCACGATGTATGATACGTGGTGGAAATAA
- a CDS encoding MerR family transcriptional regulator codes for MSENKMTISKAAKKLKVKNNQLKTWEDEFSECLFVDRDSNNARVYTEETIDLFHMIKEMKETGTSDQDIKMELNKLHEEKTTMPIKQEEFIPDIYNVTALIEKVQCYLDKDSRENEKNKEERLIKSIQEIVHHEVESAATLQINEQKKALTELSVKIDQLEETSLNERDLYQIKISSEQEQLKEKLDEREQRFLSFVEKYQKKKDQRNENKKFQLLKGLAGFVK; via the coding sequence ATGTCAGAGAATAAGATGACGATCTCTAAAGCTGCTAAAAAGTTAAAGGTCAAAAACAATCAATTAAAGACATGGGAGGACGAGTTTTCCGAATGTTTATTTGTTGATCGTGATTCAAACAATGCGAGAGTATATACGGAAGAGACGATCGATTTGTTTCATATGATTAAAGAGATGAAAGAAACCGGTACTAGCGACCAAGATATTAAAATGGAGTTAAATAAGCTTCATGAAGAGAAAACAACAATGCCCATTAAACAAGAAGAATTTATCCCGGATATTTATAACGTGACCGCATTGATAGAAAAAGTTCAATGCTATTTAGATAAGGATTCAAGAGAAAATGAGAAAAATAAGGAGGAGCGATTAATAAAAAGTATACAAGAAATTGTTCATCATGAAGTAGAAAGTGCAGCAACTTTACAAATAAATGAACAAAAAAAAGCGTTAACGGAATTGTCAGTGAAAATTGATCAACTTGAAGAGACATCTCTAAATGAAAGGGACCTTTATCAGATTAAAATAAGTAGCGAACAAGAACAACTAAAAGAAAAACTGGATGAGAGAGAGCAGCGGTTTTTATCATTTGTAGAAAAATATCAAAAGAAAAAGGATCAGAGAAACGAAAATAAGAAGTTTCAATTGTTAAAAGGTCTTGCTGGTTTTGTGAAATAA
- a CDS encoding YueI family protein, whose translation MGKDDVNDYLNRGMYGTKQTKVEERNRFLSTLRERIVIALTKSQVRETGTYKQVIDEMNKNPETTLYLNGNMNYTYLRDYIIKATQLNIPFQMVTVKNTQTDIGLVLSYPYAINKEEIFIE comes from the coding sequence ATGGGCAAAGATGATGTAAATGATTATTTAAATAGAGGAATGTATGGGACGAAGCAAACAAAGGTGGAGGAAAGAAATCGCTTTTTAAGTACTTTGCGGGAGAGAATTGTCATTGCTTTAACGAAAAGTCAGGTTAGAGAAACTGGCACTTACAAACAAGTAATTGATGAAATGAACAAGAACCCGGAAACCACTCTTTATTTGAATGGGAATATGAATTATACATACTTAAGAGACTATATAATAAAAGCAACTCAATTAAATATCCCTTTTCAAATGGTAACAGTTAAAAATACCCAAACTGACATAGGGTTAGTCTTATCCTATCCATACGCAATTAATAAAGAAGAAATATTTATTGAATAA